Within Nitrospiraceae bacterium, the genomic segment TTCCTCGCCTTGTTCGCCGCCTTCGCCGTGAAAGTTCCGATGTTTCCCTTCCACACCTGGCTTCCTGACGCGCATGTCGAAGCGCCGACCGCCGGGAGCGTGTTGCTCGCCAGCGTGTTGCTGAAGATGGGCACCTATGGGTTCGTTCGTTTCAGCCTGCCGATGTTGCCGGATGCAAGCCGGACGTTCGCACCCATGATGATTGTGCTGTCGATCGTCGCCATCATCTACGGAGCTTACATGGCATTGGCCCAGGCCGATCTCAAGAAACTGATCGCCTACTCAAGTGTCAGCCACATGGGATTTGTTACGCTCGGTCTCTTCGTGTCGAATCAACCGAGCATCGAGGGCGCCGTGCTCCAGATGGTCAACCACGGGATCACGACGGGAGCGTTGTTCTTGTGCGTCGGGGTCATCTACGAGCGCACCCATAGCCGCTTGATCGCCGACAACGTCGGATTGACCAAACCCATGCCGCAGTACGCCACCTTTTTGGTCATCTTTGCCCTGTCTTCGCTCGGCCTGCCCGGCACCAACAGTTTTGTCGGAGAATTCCTCGTGCTGGCCGGGACGTTTCTTTGGAGCAAAGTCGCTACGGCCCTGGCCTCGCTCGGACTGATTCTCGCAGCAACCTACCTGCTCTGGATGGTGCAACGGATCGCCTTTGGTGTTCCCTCTCCCCACCACCTGCCGGAGCTCAGAGATCTGAATCAGCGCGAACTGGCGACATTGGTGCCATTGGCGGTGCTGGTTTTCTGGATCGGCTTTTTCCCCAATCCTCTCGTCAGCCGGATGCATACGAGTGTCACGAAGACGATCGACCTCATGTCGAGGACACGCATCGCTCCTGTAACGCATCCCTCTGCCGGACAGGCGCTGCCTGCATCGGTTTTGACGGTCCAACAGCCACTGGCACAGGAATCTGCACGATGACCTTCTCCGGCGCCGACCTCCTGGCCATCCTGCCCGAACTGATCATTATCACGGCCGCCTGTCTCGTCCTGGCCTTTGATCCCGTCACACCATCTCCGCGCAAGGACCTGCTGGCATGGCTCAGTCTCGGCGCCCTCGCGCTCTGCATCGGGCTTACGGGAGGGCAGATCAGTGTTTTGAATGTACGCGTCACAGCGTTCAGCGACCTGATCGTCATCGATGCCTACGCCAGGTTCTGGAAACTGCTCCTCTATGTCGTGAGCGGACTGACGATCCTGATGTCGATGCCCTACTTGAAAGCCGAGCGGTTGAACCTGGGTGAATACTACGGATTCATCCTGCTTGCCCTCTCGGGCATGATGGTCATGGTGTCCGCTACCGACTTGCTAACGATCTATCTCGGCACCGAGCTGATGTCGTTGTCTCTCTATGTGATGGCAGGACTCAAGCGGTCGGAACCTCGATCACTGGAAGCCTCGGCGAAATATTTTGTTTTGGGAGCTTTTTCATCCGGGATCCTCTTATACGGGATTTCTTTGCTCTTCGGGGTCTCCGGCAGCACGAAGTTGGCTGACATCGCGGTAGCAGTGGGCGCGAGAGGACTCGGCGACCCGATCTTGTTGATGGCCACGATTCTGTTGACGGTTGGATTCGGGTTTAAACTTGCCGTGGTTCCGTTTCACATGTGGACGCCGGACGTCTATCAGGGCGCACCAACGTGCGTCACGGCTTTCATGGCCGTCGCCTCCAAAGCCGCCAGTTTCGCGGC encodes:
- a CDS encoding NADH-quinone oxidoreductase subunit N, which translates into the protein MTFSGADLLAILPELIIITAACLVLAFDPVTPSPRKDLLAWLSLGALALCIGLTGGQISVLNVRVTAFSDLIVIDAYARFWKLLLYVVSGLTILMSMPYLKAERLNLGEYYGFILLALSGMMVMVSATDLLTIYLGTELMSLSLYVMAGLKRSEPRSLEASAKYFVLGAFSSGILLYGISLLFGVSGSTKLADIAVAVGARGLGDPILLMATILLTVGFGFKLAVVPFHMWTPDVYQGAPTCVTAFMAVASKAASFAAFLRVFVEGLGGLKVNWSMLCMLLCVVTLVLGNVVAIIQTNIKRMLAYSSIAHAGYALLGVVAAGRGVGESGSATGLASVMLYLVLYAFMTLGAFTVISMLRKGGLEGEEIDDFTGLAKRQPLAAFLMLVFMASLAGIPPTAGFIGKFYVFMAAVEAGMTWLAVVALVFAAISAYYYMRVVMVMYMRDPDVSTLESPQLITSPALSVVLVCAVAGVIVFGVFPNPLVSLALQSVLFLK
- a CDS encoding NADH-quinone oxidoreductase subunit M; this encodes MQSSGFPWLSLLILLPLGGAVALLFVKDSAVRWLALGVAIADFVVALPLWWLFDPSSSQMQFTEHVIWITSPSIHYSLGLDGISLPLVLMTAALLPLCVLASWQAVATRIRGFMAMLLVMEAAMLGVFMALDFVLFYVFWEAMLIPMYLLIGVWGGPNRLYAAIKFFLYTLAGSVLLLVAILVLFFYGGHTFDILALTQVSYPTSLQMWLFLALFAAFAVKVPMFPFHTWLPDAHVEAPTAGSVLLASVLLKMGTYGFVRFSLPMLPDASRTFAPMMIVLSIVAIIYGAYMALAQADLKKLIAYSSVSHMGFVTLGLFVSNQPSIEGAVLQMVNHGITTGALFLCVGVIYERTHSRLIADNVGLTKPMPQYATFLVIFALSSLGLPGTNSFVGEFLVLAGTFLWSKVATALASLGLILAATYLLWMVQRIAFGVPSPHHLPELRDLNQRELATLVPLAVLVFWIGFFPNPLVSRMHTSVTKTIDLMSRTRIAPVTHPSAGQALPASVLTVQQPLAQESAR